In Zingiber officinale cultivar Zhangliang chromosome 3B, Zo_v1.1, whole genome shotgun sequence, a single window of DNA contains:
- the LOC121967343 gene encoding monooxygenase 3-like isoform X1: protein MFKIFRNIVCLRVQRERRTSLCSAKSCMILQTAYVMVNSSGLRTGSRRKKTKEFDWKDWLFLRLLFICGANTSRLRYYTLHHHIHGGDTHHRTPPMASAAASSCSLLRLPPSSFPLSRRRDATSTSRRRTVFPAVASVADPREEEIVIVGAGIAGLATALSLHRLGIRSVVLEQGDSLRAGGTSLTLFKNGWRVLDSIGVADELRGQFLQIQGLVMRADDGRELRSFVLEEETPGQEARAVERRVLLETLASPLPPNTISFSSRLKSIRKDGSHGSLLELEDGDSIRAKIVIGCDGVRSPVAKWMGFSEPRYVGHCAFRGLAVYPEGHSHKAKVNYIYGRGIRAGFLPISSTKVYWFICWNSVSPGPKIKDPSVLKQEALNLVRSWPEELLDVIQNTSEDVVIKTPLVDRWLWPILTPSASSNGVVVVGDAWHPMTPNLGQGACCALEDSVVLVKKLATAIRSGRHSAVDEALQDYSRERWARIFPLTVRSNITGSLLQWDDPLVCAFRNNVMVPRLVSLGPMLEHTNFECEMLEQSVTSV, encoded by the exons ATGTTCAAGATCTTTCGAAACATTGTTTGTTTGCGAGTTCAGCGAGAAAGAAGGACAAGTTTGTGTTCCGCGAAATCTTGCATGATCTTGCAGACTGCATATGTGATGGTCAATTCTTCAGGCTTGCGGACTGGatcgaggaggaagaagacaaaGGAATTCGATTGGAAAGATTGGCTCTTTCTCCGCCTCTTATTTATATGTGGCGCAAACACAAGTCGACTCCGCTACTATACTCTTCACCACCACATCCATGGCGGTGACACACACCACCGCACACCTCCCATGGCATCCGCCGCCGCATCCTCTTGCTCTCTCCTTCGCCTTCCTCCCTCCTCATTCCCCCTCAGTCGTCGCCGGGATGCAACATCGACGTCTCGTCGTCGGACCGTCTTTCCGGCCGTTGCATCAGTCGCTGACCCGCGTGAGGAGGAGATCGTCATCGTCGGCGCCGGAATCGCTGGGCTCGCAACCGCTCTTTCTCTCCACAG GCTCGGGATCCGATCCGTGGTGCTGGAGCAAGGGGATTCGCTTCGGGCGGGAGGCACCTCGCTGACGCTCTTCAAGAACGGATGGCGCGTCTTGGATTCCATCGGCGTCGCGGACGAGCTCCGCGGCCAGTTCCTGCAGATCCAAGG GCTGGTGATGAGAGCCGATGATGGAAGGGAGCTTCGCTCGTTTGTCCTCGAAGAGGAAACCCCAGG GCAGGAAGCTCGTGCAGTTGAGAGGAGGGTGCTTCTTGAGACTCTAGCTAGCCCATTGCCACCAAACACAATATCTTTCTCATCCAGATTGAAGTCAATCAGAAAAGATGGAAGCCATGGGTCACTACTGGAACTTGAGGATGGTGACAGCATACGTGCCAAG ATAGTTATAGGTTGTGATGGAGTCCGCTCACCTGTAGCCAAATGGATGGGATTTTCAGAACCCAGATATGTTGGACATTGTGCTTTCCGTGGCCTTGCTGTATATCCTGAAGGTCATTCCCACAAAGCAAAAGTGAACTACATCTATGGAAGGGGGATTCGAGCCGGTTTCCTTCCAATATCTTCCACAAAAGTTTATTGGTTTATTTGCTGGAACAGTGTATCCCCAG GGCCAAAGATCAAAGACCCATCTGTTCTGAAACAAGAAGCTCTCAACCTTGTAAGAAGCTGGCCCGAAGAGCTACTTGATGTCATACAGAACACGTCAGAAGATGTGGTCATCAAGACTCCGCTGGTCGACCGGTGGCTATGGCCCATTCTCACCCCCTCAGCCTCATCAAATGGGGTGGTGGTGGTGGGAGACGCATGGCATCCCATGACACCCAACCTCGGCCAGGGTGCTTGCTGCGCTTTAGAAGACTCTGTGGTTCTCGTCAAGAAGTTAGCAACTGCCATCAGGAGTGGCCGACACTCGGCGGTGGACGAAGCACTGCAAGATTACAGCCGAGAGAGATGGGCACGTATTTTTCCGTTGACGGTGCGTTCTAATATCACTGGCTCGCTGTTGCAGTGGGATGATCCTCTGGTTTGTGCATTTAGGAACAATGTGATGGTGCCAAGGCTGGTGAGTCTGGGTCCAATGTTGGAGCACACTAATTTTGAGTGTGAGATGCTGGAGCAGTCAGTTACATCAGTCTGA
- the LOC121967342 gene encoding cyclin-dependent kinase C-2-like, whose protein sequence is MAGAAPGQLNLGESPSWGSRSVDCFEKLEQIGEGTYGQVYMARETKTGEIVALKKIRMDNEREGFPITAIREIKILKKLHHQNVIQLKEIVTSPGPEKDEQGEPDGNKYKGSIYMVFEYMDHDLTGLSDRPGMRFSVPQIKCYMRQLLTGLHYCHVNQVLHRDIKGSNLLIDNEGNLKLADFGLARSFSSDHNGNLTNRVITLWYRPPELLLGATKYGPAVDMWSVGCIFAELLHGKPILPGKNEPEQLSKIFELCGTPDELNWPGVSKMPWYNNFKSSRPIKRRVRETFKHFDRHALELLEKMLTLDPSQRISAKDALDAEYFWTDPLPCDPRSLPKYESSHEFQTKKKRQQQRQQEETAKRQKLQHPQPHARLPPIQQPGQLHPQIRPGPNQPTHNAPPHMAAGPSHHYGKPRGPPGGPNRYPQGGNPSSGYNPNRGGQSGGYNSGSYPPQVRGPPPYAGSSMPGSAGPRSGTGSGYGVSAPNFSQGGGPPYGASAGGRGGANLMSGNRNQQHYGGWQ, encoded by the exons AAGAAAATTAGAATGGACAATGAAAGAGAAGGG TTCCCCATAACAGCGATACGGGAAATCAAGATTCTAAAGAAACTTCATCATCAAAATGTGATTCAGCTCAAAGAGATTGTAACCTCTCCAG GTCCTGAGAAGGATGAGCAAGGGGAGCCAG ATGGTAACAAGTACAAAGGGAGCATCTATATGGTTTTTGAATACATGGACCATGATTTAACTGGCCTATCAGATCGACCTGGGATGAGATTTTCAGTACCTCAAATTAAG TGCTATATGAGGCAGCTGCTCACAGGTCTGCATTATTGTCATGTCAATCAAGTACTCCACCGTGACATTAAAG GATCAAATCTTTTAATTGATAATgaaggaaatttaaaacttgctgATTTTGGTCTTGCACGATCATTCTCAAGTGATCATAATGGCAATCTTACAAACCGTGTCATTACTTTGTGGTATAG ACCTCCAGAGTTGCTTCTTGGTGCTACCAAGTATGGTCCTGCTGTTGATATGTGGTCTGTTGGTTGTATATTTGCTGAGCTTCTTCATGGAAAACCAATCTTGCCTGGAAAGAATGAG CCAGAGCAACTCTCCAAGATATTTGAACTTTGTGGAACTCCTGATGAACTTAACTGGCCTGGCGTTTCCAAGATGCCTTGGTACAACAATTTCAAGTCTTCTCGTCCAATAAAGAGACGGGTCAGGGAGACATTTAAGCA TTTCGATCGTCATGCCTTGGAATTGCTTGAGAAGATGCTAACCCTCGATCCATCTCAG AGGATATCAGCAAAGGATGCACTTGATGCAGAGTATTTCTGGACTGATCCTCTACCTTGTGACCCAAGAAG CTTGCCAAAATACGAATCTTCACATGAATTTCAGACCAAGAAGAAGCGTCAGCAGCAAAGACAGCAGGAGGAAACTGCAAAAAGGCAGAAACTACAGCATCCACAGCCACACGCTCGCCTGCCACCCATCCAGCAACCTGGTCAACTACACCCCCAGATACGGCCTGGTCCAAACCAGCCCACCCACAATGCCCCGCCACATATGGCTGCTGGGCCAAGCCACCATTACGGCAAGCCTCGGGGACCCCCCGGAGGTCCCAACAGGTATCCTCAAGGTGGCAACCCAAGTAGTGGATATAACCCTAATCGAGGAGGCCAAAGCGGAGGCTATAATAGTGGTTCGTATCCTCCACAAGTACGTGGACCACCACCTTATGCCGGGAGCAGTATGCCTGGATCTGCTGGCCCTCGCAGTGGGACTGGCAGTGGCTATGGAGTCAGCGCGCCTAATTTTTCACAAGGTGGAGGTCCGCCTTATGGTGCTTCGGCCGGAGGTAGAGGCGGTGCTAACCTGATGAGCGGTAATCGCAATCAACAGCATTATGGCGGATGGCAGTAG
- the LOC121967343 gene encoding monooxygenase 2-like isoform X2, producing the protein MRADDGRELRSFVLEEETPGQEARAVERRVLLETLASPLPPNTISFSSRLKSIRKDGSHGSLLELEDGDSIRAKIVIGCDGVRSPVAKWMGFSEPRYVGHCAFRGLAVYPEGHSHKAKVNYIYGRGIRAGFLPISSTKVYWFICWNSVSPGPKIKDPSVLKQEALNLVRSWPEELLDVIQNTSEDVVIKTPLVDRWLWPILTPSASSNGVVVVGDAWHPMTPNLGQGACCALEDSVVLVKKLATAIRSGRHSAVDEALQDYSRERWARIFPLTVRSNITGSLLQWDDPLVCAFRNNVMVPRLVSLGPMLEHTNFECEMLEQSVTSV; encoded by the exons ATGAGAGCCGATGATGGAAGGGAGCTTCGCTCGTTTGTCCTCGAAGAGGAAACCCCAGG GCAGGAAGCTCGTGCAGTTGAGAGGAGGGTGCTTCTTGAGACTCTAGCTAGCCCATTGCCACCAAACACAATATCTTTCTCATCCAGATTGAAGTCAATCAGAAAAGATGGAAGCCATGGGTCACTACTGGAACTTGAGGATGGTGACAGCATACGTGCCAAG ATAGTTATAGGTTGTGATGGAGTCCGCTCACCTGTAGCCAAATGGATGGGATTTTCAGAACCCAGATATGTTGGACATTGTGCTTTCCGTGGCCTTGCTGTATATCCTGAAGGTCATTCCCACAAAGCAAAAGTGAACTACATCTATGGAAGGGGGATTCGAGCCGGTTTCCTTCCAATATCTTCCACAAAAGTTTATTGGTTTATTTGCTGGAACAGTGTATCCCCAG GGCCAAAGATCAAAGACCCATCTGTTCTGAAACAAGAAGCTCTCAACCTTGTAAGAAGCTGGCCCGAAGAGCTACTTGATGTCATACAGAACACGTCAGAAGATGTGGTCATCAAGACTCCGCTGGTCGACCGGTGGCTATGGCCCATTCTCACCCCCTCAGCCTCATCAAATGGGGTGGTGGTGGTGGGAGACGCATGGCATCCCATGACACCCAACCTCGGCCAGGGTGCTTGCTGCGCTTTAGAAGACTCTGTGGTTCTCGTCAAGAAGTTAGCAACTGCCATCAGGAGTGGCCGACACTCGGCGGTGGACGAAGCACTGCAAGATTACAGCCGAGAGAGATGGGCACGTATTTTTCCGTTGACGGTGCGTTCTAATATCACTGGCTCGCTGTTGCAGTGGGATGATCCTCTGGTTTGTGCATTTAGGAACAATGTGATGGTGCCAAGGCTGGTGAGTCTGGGTCCAATGTTGGAGCACACTAATTTTGAGTGTGAGATGCTGGAGCAGTCAGTTACATCAGTCTGA